One segment of Desulfocurvus vexinensis DSM 17965 DNA contains the following:
- the lipB gene encoding lipoyl(octanoyl) transferase LipB, with protein sequence MEIVDLGLVPYRQAQDRQLERHAQVLAGQAPDTLFLLEHPPVITLGTGGGLENLHVPPEFLAARGIELVPVSRGGNITCHFPGQLVAYPVFRLDRRPGGVRSFFHDMEEAVIRALARVGVAAGRAPGRPGVWTASGKICSMGIAVKRWVTYHGLALNVARDTALFDLITLCGLADARPASVHGELEARGGAPDAPDAPHFPDMQEMKDVLAQEFRAVFEPHSRVA encoded by the coding sequence ATGGAGATCGTGGATCTGGGCCTTGTGCCCTACCGGCAGGCCCAGGACCGCCAGCTCGAGCGCCACGCCCAGGTGCTGGCCGGGCAGGCGCCGGACACCCTGTTCCTGCTCGAACACCCGCCGGTCATCACCCTGGGCACGGGCGGGGGCCTGGAGAACCTGCATGTGCCTCCGGAGTTCCTGGCCGCCCGGGGCATCGAGCTGGTGCCCGTCTCGCGCGGGGGCAACATCACCTGCCATTTCCCCGGCCAGCTCGTGGCCTACCCCGTGTTCCGGCTGGACCGCCGCCCCGGCGGGGTGCGCAGCTTCTTCCACGACATGGAGGAGGCCGTCATCCGCGCCCTGGCGCGGGTGGGCGTGGCCGCCGGGCGCGCGCCGGGCCGCCCCGGGGTCTGGACGGCCTCGGGCAAGATCTGCTCCATGGGCATCGCCGTGAAGCGTTGGGTGACCTACCACGGCCTGGCCCTCAACGTGGCCCGCGACACGGCCCTGTTCGACCTGATCACCCTGTGCGGGCTGGCCGATGCGCGGCCCGCGTCGGTGCACGGCGAGCTGGAGGCCCGGGGCGGCGCCCCGGACGCCCCGGACGCGCCCCATTTTCCAGACATGCAGGAGATGAAGGATGTCCTCGCCCAGGAGTTCCGCGCGGTGTTCGAGCCGCATTCCCGAGTGGCTTAG
- the lipA gene encoding lipoyl synthase, whose product MSSPRSSARCSSRIPEWLRVTLPSDPAFARTGSLLRDLGLNTVCQGAKCPNIYECFSRNVATFLIMGRHCTRACAFCNIGLGRVEPLDPGEPARVAEAAARLGLRHVVITSVTRDDLPDGGAAHFAATIAAVRARMPRCTVEVLIPDLRGDAEALATVVAAAPQIINHNVETVPELYAAIRPQAGFEQSLELLARVKAAGVTSKSGLMLGLGETDAQVRRLLERLAGVGVDIVTIGQYMRPSAAHPEVARWVPPAEFEALAALGAELGIPHVYAAPRVRSSYNAALFA is encoded by the coding sequence ATGTCCTCGCCCAGGAGTTCCGCGCGGTGTTCGAGCCGCATTCCCGAGTGGCTTAGGGTCACGCTGCCCAGCGACCCGGCCTTCGCCCGCACCGGGAGCCTGTTGCGCGACCTGGGGCTGAACACCGTGTGCCAGGGCGCCAAATGCCCGAACATCTACGAATGCTTCTCGCGCAACGTGGCCACGTTCCTCATCATGGGCCGCCACTGCACGCGCGCCTGCGCCTTCTGCAACATCGGCCTGGGCCGCGTGGAACCCCTGGACCCCGGCGAGCCCGCCCGCGTGGCCGAGGCCGCCGCGCGCCTGGGCCTGCGCCATGTGGTCATCACCTCCGTGACCCGCGACGACCTGCCCGACGGCGGGGCCGCGCATTTCGCGGCGACCATCGCCGCCGTGCGCGCCCGGATGCCGCGCTGCACCGTGGAGGTGCTCATCCCCGACCTGCGCGGCGATGCGGAGGCCCTGGCCACGGTGGTCGCTGCCGCGCCGCAGATCATCAACCACAACGTGGAGACCGTGCCCGAGCTGTACGCGGCCATCCGGCCCCAGGCCGGGTTCGAGCAGAGCCTGGAGCTGCTTGCGCGGGTCAAGGCCGCCGGGGTGACGTCCAAGAGCGGGCTGATGCTCGGCCTGGGCGAGACCGACGCCCAGGTCCGCCGCCTGCTGGAGCGCCTGGCCGGGGTGGGGGTGGATATCGTGACCATCGGCCAGTACATGCGCCCCAGCGCCGCGCACCCCGAGGTGGCGCGCTGGGTGCCCCCGGCGGAGTTCGAGGCCCTGGCCGCCCTGGGTGCGGAACTGGGCATCCCCCACGTCTACGCCGCCCCGCGCGTGCGCAGCTCGTACAACGCGGCCCTTTTCGCCTGA
- the rplQ gene encoding 50S ribosomal protein L17, with translation MRHRKSGRKFNRTSSHRKAMFRNMAKSLIVYGRIRTTETRAKELRGVVERLVRFALQNDVPARREAYKVLGNHSLVKKLFDEIGPLFAGVPGGYTRVLKLGLPRTGDSAPMAVIEFSRAAGQPEAAEQAPAAKPAKPAKAPKAEAPAKAEPAAEEKAAE, from the coding sequence ATGAGGCATAGAAAAAGCGGAAGAAAGTTCAACCGCACCAGCTCCCACCGGAAGGCCATGTTCCGCAATATGGCCAAGTCGCTGATCGTGTACGGGCGCATCCGCACCACCGAGACGCGAGCCAAGGAACTGCGTGGCGTGGTGGAGCGGCTGGTCCGTTTCGCCCTGCAAAACGATGTCCCGGCCCGCCGCGAGGCCTACAAGGTCCTGGGCAACCACTCCCTGGTCAAGAAGCTGTTCGACGAGATCGGGCCGCTGTTTGCCGGGGTGCCCGGCGGCTACACCCGCGTGCTCAAGCTCGGCCTGCCGCGCACTGGCGACAGCGCGCCCATGGCCGTGATCGAGTTCTCGCGTGCGGCTGGCCAGCCCGAGGCTGCGGAGCAGGCCCCTGCGGCCAAGCCCGCCAAGCCCGCCAAGGCCCCCAAGGCCGAGGCTCCCGCCAAGGCGGAGCCCGCCGCAGAGGAAAAGGCCGCCGAATAG
- the selD gene encoding selenide, water dikinase SelD, producing MSDTPRLVDTVKAAGUAAKIAPGDLERVLAALPVRPDPRLIAGQAVGEDAAVVRFPAGCALVQTVDFFTPIVNDPYRFGQIAAANALSDVYAMGGQPLAAMNIVCFPAKTMPLEILQDILRGGYDKVLEAGAVPAGGHSVEAAEIKYGLAVSGTIDPGRVATNAGLRPGDQLVLTKALGTGVLATAVKGRWDGADELERLVWETAGRLNAGGAAVIRELGLRGATDVTGFGLGGHLLEMCRASELDVELDVAAVPLLPQALELAGMGLVPAGSHANRHFCSSRVQVGPEVPPVLTDLIFDAQTSGGLVLAVPPGQLERARAMLLAGGDLAAVIGRVRPAAGAKGRLHLR from the coding sequence ATGAGCGACACGCCCCGGCTGGTGGACACCGTCAAAGCGGCCGGTTGAGCCGCCAAGATCGCTCCCGGGGACCTGGAGCGAGTCCTTGCGGCGCTGCCCGTGCGCCCCGACCCCCGGCTCATCGCCGGGCAGGCCGTGGGTGAGGACGCGGCGGTGGTCCGCTTTCCCGCCGGTTGCGCCCTGGTGCAGACCGTGGACTTCTTCACGCCCATCGTCAACGACCCCTACCGCTTCGGGCAGATCGCGGCGGCCAACGCCCTGTCGGACGTGTACGCCATGGGCGGCCAGCCCCTGGCGGCCATGAACATCGTCTGCTTCCCGGCCAAGACCATGCCCCTGGAAATCCTTCAGGACATCCTGCGCGGCGGCTACGACAAGGTGCTGGAGGCCGGGGCCGTTCCGGCGGGCGGGCACAGCGTGGAGGCCGCCGAGATCAAATACGGCCTGGCCGTGTCGGGCACCATCGACCCCGGGCGCGTGGCCACCAACGCGGGCCTGCGCCCCGGCGACCAGCTGGTGCTGACCAAGGCCCTGGGCACGGGCGTGCTGGCCACCGCCGTCAAGGGCCGCTGGGACGGCGCCGACGAGCTGGAGCGCCTGGTCTGGGAGACCGCCGGGCGGCTCAACGCGGGCGGCGCGGCGGTGATCCGCGAGCTGGGCCTGCGCGGCGCCACGGACGTCACCGGCTTCGGCCTGGGCGGGCATCTGCTGGAGATGTGCCGCGCCTCGGAGCTGGACGTGGAACTGGACGTGGCCGCCGTGCCGCTGCTGCCCCAGGCCCTGGAGCTGGCGGGCATGGGGCTGGTGCCCGCCGGAAGCCACGCCAACCGCCATTTCTGCTCCTCGCGGGTCCAGGTCGGGCCGGAGGTGCCCCCGGTGCTGACGGACCTGATCTTCGACGCCCAGACCTCGGGCGGGCTGGTGCTGGCCGTGCCGCCCGGCCAGTTGGAGCGCGCCCGGGCCATGCTCCTGGCCGGGGGCGATCTGGCCGCCGTCATCGGCCGCGTGCGCCCCGCCGCCGGGGCCAAGGGGCGGTTGCACCTGCGCTGA
- a CDS encoding tetratricopeptide repeat protein has translation MTDETTKDTPPPVGPAAAVGPAAPDGPAAPVGGPAPRRAEGAEHKEKISGVFSTQIVQRVGTGTTSRKTVKKSFWFVKQLDDGNVEIQPLNMNYVPSGPKRRVPTEDFLEKFSPEPEFYISTVYPKMKELSDTVAKGEKHREKGETFSAEMEFSTALTIDEENIRANFGLGLTYLDRGDDTRANDIFERLVKLDAAFEPEHKHLFNEFGINLRKNKMYEQSVEYYERAMELSDRDEHLHYNVARAYYEKELFAQAFKSLTRALELNPGFAEAEQFRKFLLDKGLVDTHGNQISGATLPQPAQRKKAKKNPSTSYDMNF, from the coding sequence ATGACGGACGAAACGACCAAGGACACGCCGCCTCCCGTGGGCCCCGCCGCTGCCGTGGGCCCCGCCGCACCCGACGGCCCCGCCGCACCCGTGGGCGGGCCCGCGCCCCGGCGCGCCGAGGGCGCCGAGCACAAGGAGAAGATCTCCGGCGTGTTCTCGACCCAGATCGTGCAGCGCGTGGGCACCGGCACCACCTCGCGCAAGACGGTCAAGAAGTCCTTCTGGTTCGTCAAGCAGCTGGACGACGGCAACGTCGAGATCCAGCCCCTGAACATGAACTACGTGCCCTCCGGCCCCAAGCGCCGCGTGCCCACCGAAGACTTCCTGGAAAAGTTCTCCCCCGAGCCCGAGTTCTACATCTCCACCGTCTACCCCAAGATGAAGGAGCTGTCGGACACCGTGGCCAAGGGCGAAAAGCACCGCGAAAAGGGCGAAACCTTCAGCGCCGAGATGGAGTTCAGCACCGCCCTGACCATCGACGAGGAGAACATCCGCGCCAACTTCGGCCTGGGCCTGACCTACCTCGACCGCGGCGACGACACGCGGGCCAACGACATCTTCGAGCGGCTGGTGAAGCTCGACGCGGCCTTCGAGCCCGAACACAAGCACCTGTTCAACGAGTTCGGCATCAACCTGCGCAAGAACAAGATGTACGAACAGTCCGTGGAATACTACGAGCGGGCCATGGAGCTTTCGGACCGCGACGAGCACCTGCACTACAACGTGGCCCGCGCCTACTACGAGAAGGAACTCTTCGCCCAGGCCTTCAAGAGCCTGACCCGGGCCCTGGAGCTGAACCCCGGCTTCGCCGAGGCCGAGCAGTTCCGCAAGTTCCTGCTGGACAAGGGCCTGGTGGACACGCACGGCAACCAGATCAGCGGGGCGACCCTGCCCCAGCCCGCCCAGCGCAAGAAGGCCAAGAAGAATCCCTCCACCAGCTACGACATGAACTTCTAG
- a CDS encoding selenium metabolism-associated LysR family transcriptional regulator — protein sequence MDIRRLEAFAKVYEMRSFSRAGQELYLSQPTISAHVSALEAELEVRLFDRLGRSILPTQAADVLYRHAQDIFARVASARAEIQLLQERVAGELLVGGSTIPAHYVLPSLLARFARRHPEVRMELRVGDSQAIVRRILAGEELVAMVGAGGDHPELAFEPILRDELVILGPVEGPAAAQAQCDPQELAGLPWVMREAGSGTRRAFEQGLGRIGVDPRALSVALAVESTQAALASVRAGLGLTVTSRLAARPLLEAGQVREVRVSGLDMPRNFYLVYHARRHQFPVTRYFIDFLRKECSLSL from the coding sequence ATGGACATACGCCGCCTGGAAGCCTTCGCCAAGGTCTACGAGATGCGCAGCTTCTCGCGCGCCGGGCAGGAGCTGTACCTTTCGCAGCCGACCATCTCGGCCCATGTTTCGGCCCTGGAGGCCGAGCTGGAGGTGCGCCTGTTCGACCGCCTGGGTCGCAGCATCCTGCCTACCCAGGCCGCCGACGTGCTCTACCGCCACGCCCAGGACATCTTCGCCCGCGTGGCCTCGGCCCGGGCCGAGATCCAGCTGCTCCAGGAGCGCGTCGCGGGCGAGCTGCTGGTGGGCGGCAGCACCATCCCGGCCCACTACGTGCTGCCCTCGCTGCTGGCGCGCTTTGCCCGGCGCCACCCCGAGGTGCGCATGGAGCTGCGGGTGGGCGACTCCCAGGCCATCGTCCGGCGCATCCTGGCGGGCGAGGAGCTGGTGGCCATGGTCGGCGCCGGGGGCGACCACCCCGAGCTGGCCTTCGAGCCCATCCTGCGCGACGAGCTGGTCATCCTGGGGCCGGTGGAGGGCCCGGCGGCGGCGCAGGCCCAGTGCGACCCCCAGGAGCTGGCGGGGCTGCCCTGGGTCATGCGCGAGGCCGGTTCGGGCACGCGCCGGGCCTTCGAGCAGGGCCTGGGGCGCATCGGCGTGGACCCGCGCGCCCTGTCCGTGGCCCTGGCCGTGGAGAGCACCCAGGCCGCCCTGGCCAGCGTGCGCGCGGGCCTGGGGCTGACGGTGACCTCGCGCCTGGCCGCGCGGCCCCTGCTGGAGGCCGGGCAGGTGCGCGAGGTGCGCGTGTCCGGGCTGGACATGCCGCGCAACTTCTACCTCGTCTACCACGCCCGGCGCCACCAGTTCCCGGTGACGCGCTATTTCATCGACTTTTTGCGCAAGGAGTGCAGCCTGAGCCTGTAG
- the pyrF gene encoding orotidine-5'-phosphate decarboxylase — MAELVVALDLPDKASALAMAARLAGTVTWVKVGLELYTAQGPDVVAALKGLGFKVFLDLKFLDIPNTVRGAVRSAVGAGADMLNVHASGGARMMHAARQGLDEASAPGAAPLLLAVTVLTSMDERDLPLGPGRTVADLVLDLARATREAGLHGVVCSGHEARAVKAACGPGFLCLTPGIRPAGADDDQRRVMTPAMAVAAGADFLVAGRPVTQAADPQAAALSFLEQMRQSGVR, encoded by the coding sequence ATGGCCGAGCTCGTCGTCGCCCTGGACCTGCCCGACAAGGCCAGCGCCCTGGCCATGGCCGCCCGTCTGGCGGGCACCGTGACCTGGGTCAAGGTCGGCCTGGAGCTGTACACCGCCCAGGGCCCGGACGTGGTCGCGGCCCTCAAGGGCCTGGGCTTCAAGGTCTTTCTGGACCTGAAATTCCTGGACATCCCCAACACCGTGCGCGGGGCGGTGCGTAGCGCCGTGGGCGCCGGGGCGGACATGCTCAACGTCCACGCCAGCGGCGGGGCGCGCATGATGCATGCCGCGCGCCAGGGCCTGGACGAGGCCTCCGCCCCCGGGGCCGCGCCGCTGCTGCTGGCCGTGACGGTGCTGACCAGCATGGACGAGCGCGACCTGCCCCTGGGGCCGGGGCGCACGGTGGCCGACCTGGTGCTCGACCTGGCCCGGGCCACGCGCGAGGCCGGGCTGCACGGGGTGGTCTGCTCGGGGCACGAGGCCCGGGCGGTGAAGGCCGCCTGCGGACCGGGCTTCCTCTGCCTGACCCCCGGCATCCGCCCCGCCGGGGCCGACGACGACCAGCGCCGGGTGATGACCCCGGCCATGGCCGTGGCCGCCGGGGCGGATTTCCTGGTGGCCGGGCGCCCCGTGACCCAGGCTGCGGACCCGCAAGCCGCCGCCCTTTCTTTTCTTGAACAAATGCGTCAATCCGGCGTAAGGTAG
- the recJ gene encoding single-stranded-DNA-specific exonuclease RecJ, with the protein MKQNWTPRPAPPEPAELSDWARRLEVSPLIASLLWRRGLTSLAEMDVYLSPGLRHLSPPGSLPGLTEAAAVLAQGLAEGRTLCVWGDYDVDGVTATALVTDFLARRGLAARHFLPHRVQDGYGLSREGIEALAAQGVDLLLTVDCGVTSHAEIARARELGMTVVVTDHHLPGPEGPPPAHAVANPRLGPCPCPDLAGVGVAFLLMAAVNRLLPGEPVDMRPLLDLVALGTVADVVRLQGENRILVKNGLLLIAEARRPGIAALKEASGYAPGVELGAGQVGFSLAPRINAAGRMDHAQAALDLLLAPDYETARPLAGRLDALNSKRRGQEDAILAEALAQAETFPDSPGLVLFAPHWHPGVIGIVASRLVERHYRPTLVLCEEDGRIKGSGRSTREFDLHRGLGECAALLERFGGHKQAAGLALAPDNLDALRTRFNEAVTAQCGPAPLTPTLLVDAELPLGAISFDLLKELEMLQPFGPANAEPVFTSPPVKVRDLRVFGKDHVKLSLMDQTSGTILQAKAWRQAAHMPQTLRGQTIRVAFCPKIDRYQGTASIELLLKDWQPA; encoded by the coding sequence ATGAAACAGAACTGGACCCCCCGCCCCGCGCCCCCGGAGCCCGCCGAGCTGTCCGACTGGGCCCGGCGCCTGGAGGTCAGCCCGCTCATCGCCAGCCTGCTCTGGCGGCGCGGGCTCACCTCCCTGGCCGAGATGGACGTGTATCTGAGCCCGGGCCTGCGCCACCTGAGCCCCCCGGGCTCCCTGCCCGGGCTGACCGAGGCCGCCGCCGTGCTGGCCCAGGGTCTGGCCGAGGGCCGCACCCTGTGCGTGTGGGGCGACTACGACGTGGACGGCGTGACCGCAACGGCCCTGGTCACGGATTTCCTGGCCCGGCGGGGCCTTGCCGCCCGCCATTTCCTGCCCCACCGCGTGCAGGACGGCTACGGCCTGAGCCGCGAGGGCATCGAGGCCCTGGCCGCCCAGGGCGTGGACCTGCTGCTCACCGTGGACTGCGGCGTCACCAGCCACGCCGAGATCGCCCGCGCCCGCGAGCTGGGCATGACCGTGGTGGTCACCGACCACCACCTGCCCGGGCCCGAGGGGCCGCCCCCGGCCCACGCCGTGGCCAACCCGCGCCTGGGGCCCTGCCCCTGCCCGGACCTGGCCGGGGTCGGCGTGGCCTTCCTGCTCATGGCCGCCGTCAACCGCCTGCTGCCCGGCGAGCCCGTGGACATGCGCCCCCTGCTGGACCTGGTGGCCCTGGGCACGGTGGCCGACGTGGTGCGCCTGCAGGGGGAGAACCGCATCCTGGTCAAGAACGGGCTGCTGCTCATCGCCGAGGCCCGCCGCCCGGGCATCGCCGCCCTCAAGGAGGCCAGCGGCTACGCCCCGGGGGTGGAGCTGGGCGCCGGGCAGGTGGGCTTCTCCCTGGCCCCGCGCATCAACGCCGCCGGGCGCATGGACCACGCCCAGGCCGCCCTGGACCTGCTCCTGGCGCCGGACTACGAGACCGCCCGCCCCCTGGCCGGGCGCCTGGACGCCCTGAACAGCAAGCGCCGGGGCCAGGAGGACGCCATCCTGGCCGAGGCCCTGGCCCAGGCCGAGACCTTCCCGGACAGCCCGGGGCTGGTGCTCTTCGCGCCCCACTGGCACCCGGGGGTCATCGGCATCGTGGCCTCGCGGCTGGTGGAGCGCCACTACAGGCCGACGCTGGTGCTGTGCGAGGAGGACGGCAGGATCAAGGGCTCGGGGCGCAGCACCCGCGAATTCGACCTGCACCGGGGCCTGGGGGAGTGCGCCGCGCTGCTGGAGCGCTTCGGCGGCCACAAGCAGGCCGCCGGGCTGGCCCTGGCGCCGGACAACCTGGACGCCCTGCGCACGCGCTTCAACGAGGCCGTGACCGCCCAGTGCGGCCCCGCGCCCTTGACCCCGACCCTGCTGGTGGACGCCGAGCTGCCCCTTGGCGCCATCAGCTTCGACCTGCTCAAGGAGCTGGAAATGCTCCAGCCCTTCGGCCCGGCCAACGCGGAGCCCGTGTTCACCTCGCCGCCGGTGAAGGTCCGCGACCTGCGCGTGTTCGGCAAGGACCACGTCAAGCTCTCGCTCATGGACCAGACCAGCGGCACCATCCTCCAGGCCAAGGCCTGGCGCCAGGCCGCGCACATGCCCCAGACCCTGCGCGGCCAGACCATCCGCGTGGCCTTCTGCCCCAAGATCGACCGCTACCAGGGCACGGCCAGCATCGAGCTGCTGCTCAAGGACTGGCAGCCGGCGTAG
- a CDS encoding ASKHA domain-containing protein, with protein sequence MTLAATIAVTDACGRTLTLPADPALTLAQAAYLSGHWSAPALCSGLGRCGRCRVRFLDAPPAPVPGEDAVLSAQELAAGWRLGCRHAALPGAAVLLPARPVAPAPAPAPGGPPLALAVDLGTTTIHWQALGPDGAPVAEGGLLNPQMGAGSEVMSRLALARSGAAQHLRALVLDALAGVARALPGPVARLAVAGNPAMTSLLLGLPVDGLAVAPYRLDYAGGREEPLGPGLPPAYVPPQLAPFVGGDLSAGLAALALGAAGPVPAAPFLLADMGTNGEFLLARADGALLAASVPLGPALEGVGLTHGNVAGPGAITRFALTPTGLEATTLDGAAPSRAAGLTGTAYLSLLAHLLRLGLVNAQGQFRPGATPLGARLAERIEVRGGERVFTLFDGMALSGADVEEVLKVKAAFNLALSRLLAEAGLRPGALAALCLAGALGAHVAVDDLETLGFIPAGLGTRVRAVGNTSLAGARLLLADPQARAWAEALPARVRTLDLTGDPAFGQEFVGRMRFSFVP encoded by the coding sequence ATGACCCTCGCCGCGACCATCGCCGTCACCGACGCCTGCGGGCGGACCCTGACCCTGCCCGCCGACCCCGCCCTGACCCTGGCCCAGGCCGCCTACCTGAGCGGGCATTGGAGCGCCCCGGCGCTGTGCTCGGGCCTGGGGCGCTGCGGGCGCTGCCGGGTGCGCTTTCTGGACGCGCCGCCCGCGCCCGTACCCGGCGAAGACGCGGTGCTCAGCGCGCAGGAGCTGGCCGCGGGCTGGCGCCTGGGCTGCCGCCACGCGGCCCTGCCGGGCGCGGCGGTGCTGCTGCCCGCGCGGCCCGTGGCCCCGGCCCCGGCCCCGGCCCCCGGCGGCCCGCCCCTGGCCCTGGCCGTGGATCTGGGCACCACCACCATCCACTGGCAGGCCCTGGGCCCGGACGGCGCGCCCGTGGCCGAGGGCGGCCTGCTGAACCCGCAGATGGGCGCGGGCAGCGAGGTCATGTCGCGCCTGGCCCTGGCCCGGAGCGGGGCGGCGCAGCACCTGCGGGCCCTGGTGCTGGACGCCCTGGCCGGGGTGGCCCGCGCGCTGCCCGGGCCGGTGGCCCGCCTGGCCGTGGCGGGCAATCCGGCCATGACCAGCCTGCTGCTGGGCCTGCCCGTGGACGGGCTGGCCGTGGCGCCGTACCGCCTGGACTACGCGGGCGGGCGCGAGGAGCCCCTGGGCCCCGGGCTGCCCCCGGCCTATGTGCCGCCGCAGCTGGCGCCCTTTGTGGGCGGCGACCTGTCCGCCGGGCTGGCGGCCCTGGCCCTGGGCGCCGCCGGGCCCGTGCCCGCCGCGCCCTTCCTGCTGGCGGACATGGGCACCAACGGCGAATTCCTGCTGGCCCGGGCGGACGGCGCCCTGCTGGCCGCCAGCGTGCCCCTGGGCCCGGCCCTGGAGGGCGTCGGCCTGACCCACGGCAACGTGGCCGGGCCGGGGGCGATCACGCGCTTCGCCCTGACCCCCACCGGGCTGGAAGCCACGACCCTGGACGGCGCCGCGCCCTCGCGTGCGGCCGGGCTCACGGGCACGGCCTACCTGTCCCTGCTGGCGCATCTGCTGCGCCTGGGGCTGGTCAACGCCCAGGGCCAGTTCCGCCCCGGGGCCACGCCCCTGGGCGCGCGGCTGGCCGAGCGCATCGAGGTGCGCGGCGGCGAGCGCGTCTTCACGCTCTTCGACGGCATGGCCCTGTCGGGCGCCGACGTGGAGGAGGTGCTCAAGGTCAAGGCGGCCTTCAACCTCGCCCTGTCGCGGCTGCTGGCCGAGGCGGGCCTGCGGCCCGGGGCGCTGGCCGCCCTGTGTCTGGCCGGGGCCCTGGGCGCCCATGTGGCCGTGGATGACCTGGAAACCCTGGGCTTCATCCCCGCCGGGCTGGGGACGCGGGTGCGCGCCGTGGGCAACACCTCCCTGGCCGGGGCGCGGCTGCTGCTGGCCGACCCGCAGGCCCGGGCCTGGGCCGAGGCCCTGCCCGCGCGGGTGCGCACCCTGGACTTGACGGGCGACCCCGCCTTCGGGCAGGAGTTCGTGGGCCGGATGCGTTTTTCTTTCGTGCCTTGA
- a CDS encoding DUF2059 domain-containing protein, with protein sequence MLSCRVSCTHFSARAAWAALVLLAALALGPAPRAALAAPASQDDLARLAELSGGAQMASELFGLMQQQMVAALRKKHPELPDYVFTTVQEEFQREQGAFVREVVATIGQVWGRYLSAEEVREMIALYQKPVMRKTVGLIPQVMRDSQQVGAKVGMDMAGRVLPRVFQRLKDEHGLDLRGK encoded by the coding sequence ATGTTGAGCTGTCGCGTTTCGTGCACGCATTTTTCGGCCCGGGCCGCGTGGGCGGCCCTGGTGCTGCTGGCCGCCCTGGCCCTGGGCCCGGCGCCGCGCGCGGCCCTGGCCGCCCCCGCCAGCCAGGACGACCTGGCCCGGCTGGCAGAACTCTCGGGCGGCGCCCAGATGGCCTCCGAGCTGTTCGGGCTCATGCAGCAGCAGATGGTCGCGGCCCTGCGCAAGAAGCATCCCGAGCTGCCGGACTATGTGTTCACCACGGTCCAGGAGGAGTTCCAGCGCGAGCAGGGTGCCTTCGTGCGCGAGGTGGTCGCGACCATCGGCCAGGTCTGGGGCCGCTACCTGAGCGCCGAGGAGGTCCGGGAGATGATCGCGCTGTACCAGAAGCCGGTGATGCGCAAGACCGTGGGGCTCATCCCCCAGGTCATGCGCGACAGCCAGCAGGTGGGCGCCAAGGTCGGCATGGACATGGCCGGGCGCGTGCTGCCCCGCGTCTTCCAGCGCCTGAAGGACGAGCACGGGCTGGACCTGCGCGGGAAATGA
- the gmk gene encoding guanylate kinase, producing the protein MSSRLGLMLVICAPSGTGKSTLTARLRAEFPRLGYSVSCTTRAPRPGEVDGRDYHFLDQAEFLRRREAGFFAEWAEVHGNCYGTPRQALADMLAAGRDVLFDIDVQGAAQLRASMGGCHVFLLPPSLAALRARLLGRASDDQAVIQKRLANAPGELACAPGFDYWIVNDDLDAAYDRLRAVYVAEGLRPALNPGLLDAVVHGPAA; encoded by the coding sequence ATGAGTAGCCGCCTGGGGCTGATGCTGGTCATCTGCGCGCCTTCGGGCACGGGCAAAAGCACGCTGACCGCGCGGCTGCGCGCCGAGTTCCCGCGCCTGGGCTACTCCGTCTCCTGCACCACCCGCGCCCCGCGCCCGGGCGAGGTGGACGGGCGCGACTACCATTTCCTGGACCAGGCCGAGTTCCTGCGCCGCCGCGAGGCCGGGTTCTTCGCCGAGTGGGCCGAGGTCCACGGCAACTGCTACGGCACCCCGCGCCAGGCCCTGGCCGACATGCTCGCCGCCGGGCGCGACGTGCTCTTCGACATCGACGTGCAGGGCGCGGCCCAGCTGCGGGCCAGCATGGGCGGCTGCCACGTGTTCCTGCTGCCCCCGTCCCTGGCGGCCCTGCGCGCCCGCCTGCTGGGCCGCGCCAGCGACGACCAGGCCGTGATCCAGAAGCGCCTGGCCAACGCCCCGGGTGAGCTGGCCTGCGCGCCGGGCTTCGACTACTGGATCGTCAACGATGACCTGGACGCGGCCTACGACCGGCTGCGCGCCGTATACGTGGCCGAGGGCCTGCGCCCGGCCCTGAACCCCGGGCTGCTGGACGCCGTGGTCCACGGCCCGGCGGCATGA